The Gavia stellata isolate bGavSte3 chromosome 1, bGavSte3.hap2, whole genome shotgun sequence genome has a segment encoding these proteins:
- the KCTD21 gene encoding BTB/POZ domain-containing protein KCTD21, with protein sequence MSEPITLNVGGKLYTTSLSTLTSFPDSMLGAMFSGKIPTKKDSQGNCFIDRDGKIFRYILNFLRTSHLDLPEDFQEMGLLRREVDFYQIQPLIEALQEKEVELSKAEKNAMLNITLDQKTQTVHFTVREAPQIYSLSSSNMEVFSAHIFSTSCLFLKLLGSKLYYCFNGNLSSISSYLQDPNHLTLDWVASVEGLPEEEYTRQNLKRLWVVPDNKQINSFQVFVEEVLKIAMSDGFCIDSSHPHTSDFMNNKIIRLIRYK encoded by the coding sequence ATGTCAGAACCCATCACGCTCAATGTTGGAGGAAAACTCTATACCACCTCTCTGTCCACCCTGACTAGCTTTCCAGACTCCATGCTGGGGGCCATGTTTAGCGGGAAGATCCCAACCAAGAAGGACAGCCAAGGCAACTGCTTTATCGACAGAGATGGCAAAATCTTCCGCTATATCCTGAACTTCTTACGAACTTCTCACTTGGACCTCCCCGAAGACTTTCAGGAAATGGGCTTACTTCGACGGGAGGTAGATTTTTATCAAATTCAGCCACTGATTGAGGCCTtgcaggagaaggaggtggagCTTTCTAAAGCGGAGAAGAATGCTATGCTCAACATCACCCTCGATCAGAAGACCCAGACTGTTCACTTCACAGTCCGAGAAGCACCCCAGATCTACAGCCTGTCTTCCTCCAACATGGAAGTGTTCAGTGCTCATATCTTCTCCACGTCATGTCTGTTCCTCAAGCTTCTTGGTTCCAAACTTTACTATTGCTTCAACGGAAACCTCTCTTCAATATCCAGCTACCTGCAGGACCCCAACCATTTGACCTTGGATTGGGTTGCAAGTGTGGAAGGTCTTCCCGAAGAGGAGTACACCAGGCAGAACTTAAAGAGACTCTGGGTGGTGCCAGATAATAAGCAAATCAATAGTTTCCAGGTGTTTGTGGAAGAAGTGCTAAAAATAGCCATGAGTGATGGTTTCTGCATAGATTCTTCTCATCCACATACTTCAGATTTCATGAATAATAAGATTATTCGTCTAATTCGGTACAAGTAG